Proteins encoded in a region of the Pseudomonas viciae genome:
- a CDS encoding hybrid sensor histidine kinase/response regulator codes for MAKPSDEQQKALAGLLGLGNHSTRKSHYPELAARLDELEQARQHLQQLNDQLEQRVAERTDALLEANHNLQQQIAQRELVEQQLRDARDAAQAANRSKDKYLAAASHDLLQPLNAARLLIATLRERTLPTSEQVLVERTHQALEGAEDLLTDLLDISRLDQAAVKPDLAPYRLDELLAPLASEFQSVASAAGLELRVRFGDEAIMTDLRLMTRILRNLLSNACRYTAQGGILLAARRRGGRLSLEVWDTGRGIAADCLESIFLEFNQLDVGRAADRKGVGLGLAIVERIAHILGYRVQVRSRPGRGSVFSIEVPLSAEKPLPVPQIPVQAVAGNPLPGRRLLVIDNELSILQSMAALLGQWGCDVLTATDEAGALDVLQGRAPELILADFHLDHGVVGCEVVKHLREHFHQAIPAVIITADRSDQCRRALRKLDAPLLNKPVKPGKLRAVLSQLLG; via the coding sequence ATGGCGAAGCCCTCTGACGAGCAGCAAAAAGCCCTGGCCGGGCTGCTGGGGCTGGGCAATCACTCGACGCGCAAGAGCCATTATCCGGAACTGGCGGCGCGTCTCGATGAACTGGAGCAGGCGCGGCAGCACCTGCAACAACTCAACGACCAGTTGGAACAGCGAGTGGCCGAGCGCACCGACGCGCTGCTGGAGGCCAACCATAATCTGCAACAACAGATCGCCCAGCGCGAGTTGGTCGAGCAACAGTTGCGCGACGCCCGGGATGCCGCGCAGGCGGCCAACCGTAGCAAGGACAAATACCTGGCCGCCGCCAGCCACGACTTGCTGCAACCGCTCAACGCCGCACGCCTGCTGATCGCCACCTTGCGTGAGCGCACGCTGCCGACCTCCGAGCAGGTCCTGGTGGAGCGCACCCATCAGGCCCTTGAAGGCGCCGAAGACTTGCTCACTGATTTGCTGGATATCTCCCGGCTGGACCAGGCCGCCGTCAAGCCGGACCTGGCACCGTATCGACTGGATGAGTTGCTGGCGCCGCTGGCTTCCGAGTTCCAATCGGTGGCCAGTGCCGCGGGGCTGGAGTTGCGGGTGCGCTTTGGCGACGAAGCGATCATGACTGACCTGCGGCTGATGACTCGCATCCTGCGCAACCTGCTCAGCAATGCCTGCCGCTACACCGCCCAGGGCGGCATTCTCCTGGCTGCGCGGCGCCGGGGAGGGCGGTTGAGCCTGGAAGTCTGGGACACGGGGCGTGGCATTGCGGCCGATTGCCTGGAGTCGATATTCCTCGAGTTCAATCAATTGGACGTCGGGCGGGCCGCGGATCGCAAGGGTGTGGGCCTGGGATTGGCGATTGTCGAACGCATCGCCCATATCCTCGGTTACCGAGTCCAGGTGCGTTCCCGACCGGGACGTGGCTCGGTGTTCAGCATCGAGGTGCCGCTGTCTGCTGAAAAGCCCTTGCCTGTGCCGCAGATACCGGTACAGGCGGTCGCTGGCAACCCGCTGCCGGGACGCCGGTTGTTGGTGATCGACAATGAACTGAGCATTCTGCAAAGCATGGCTGCGCTGCTGGGGCAGTGGGGTTGCGACGTGTTGACCGCCACCGATGAAGCAGGCGCCCTGGATGTGCTGCAAGGCCGTGCGCCGGAGCTGATCCTGGCGGATTTCCACTTGGATCATGGGGTGGTGGGCTGTGAAGTGGTCAAGCACCTGCGCGAGCATTTCCATCAGGCCATCCCGGCGGTGATCATCACCGCCGACCGCAGTGACCAGTGCCGCCGCGCCCTGCGCAAACTGGATGCGCCGCTGCTGAACAAACCGGTCAAGCCCGGCAAGTTGCGGGCAGTGTTGAGCCAGTTGCTCGGGTAG
- a CDS encoding DUF1624 domain-containing protein, which yields MTSPSGVIAPVLATRTAETHVRMLAIDALRGFVMLLMLVDHVRETFLLHRQVSDPIDALSVTPDLYFTRLLSTLCAPVFIFLTGLSAWLYSQKHTAGQTSLFLLKRGLFLVFLELTFVCFAWNAEFPPKTLWLQVIWCIGICMIVLAALLHLKRSWLVVLGLAIVAGHNLLDGVVLGPDSPFFVPWSILHQRAFIDITEFTRARTTYPVLPWIGVILLGWAIGPWFGKDVEPAVRLRRLLNIGIGLLLLFVCIRYLNVYGDKPWVQTGDALRTFMSFMSATKYPPSLMFLMPTLGMGLILLALFEKAQARGAIAILAIYGGAPMFFYLLHLYVLKALYLMAVVIWGTNQGAYFGFDHLPMVWSWSVLLGVALFFPTRWFAALKQRRRDIAILKYF from the coding sequence ATGACGAGCCCGTCCGGCGTCATCGCGCCTGTACTTGCAACCCGCACTGCCGAAACCCATGTGCGCATGCTCGCCATCGATGCCCTGCGCGGTTTCGTCATGCTGCTGATGCTGGTTGATCACGTCCGCGAGACGTTCCTGCTGCACCGTCAGGTCAGCGATCCGATCGATGCGCTGAGTGTCACCCCCGATCTGTATTTCACCCGCCTGCTCAGCACGCTCTGCGCCCCGGTCTTCATCTTCCTCACCGGTTTGTCGGCCTGGCTCTACAGCCAGAAACACACTGCCGGCCAGACCTCGTTGTTCCTGCTCAAGCGCGGTCTGTTCCTGGTTTTCCTGGAACTCACCTTCGTGTGTTTCGCCTGGAACGCCGAGTTTCCGCCCAAGACCTTGTGGCTGCAGGTGATTTGGTGCATCGGCATCTGCATGATCGTCCTGGCGGCGCTGCTGCACCTCAAGCGCAGTTGGCTGGTCGTTCTTGGGCTAGCCATTGTTGCCGGGCACAATCTGTTGGACGGTGTAGTGCTGGGGCCTGACTCTCCGTTCTTCGTACCGTGGTCGATTCTTCATCAGCGGGCATTCATCGATATCACCGAGTTCACCCGGGCCCGCACCACTTATCCGGTACTGCCGTGGATCGGCGTGATCCTGCTGGGCTGGGCCATCGGCCCGTGGTTCGGCAAGGACGTGGAGCCCGCCGTACGCCTGCGGCGGCTGCTCAATATCGGCATCGGCTTGCTGCTGCTTTTCGTGTGCATCCGTTACCTGAACGTGTACGGCGACAAACCCTGGGTACAGACCGGCGATGCACTGCGCACCTTCATGAGTTTCATGAGCGCGACGAAGTACCCGCCGTCGCTGATGTTCCTGATGCCGACCCTGGGGATGGGCTTGATTCTGTTGGCGCTCTTCGAGAAAGCCCAGGCGCGGGGGGCCATTGCGATATTGGCGATCTACGGCGGTGCCCCGATGTTTTTCTACCTGCTGCACCTTTACGTACTCAAAGCCTTGTACCTGATGGCAGTTGTCATTTGGGGCACCAACCAGGGCGCCTATTTTGGGTTCGACCATTTGCCCATGGTGTGGTCATGGAGTGTGCTGCTGGGCGTCGCGCTGTTCTTCCCGACGCGCTGGTTTGCGGCTCTCAAACAGCGTCGTCGTGATATCGCGATTCTCAAGTATTTCTGA
- the mqo gene encoding malate dehydrogenase (quinone): MLKKTHTALLGLAMAMGLATTHAAEPKKVDVLLIGGGIMSSTLGVWLNELEPGWTMEMVERLDGVAEESSNGWNNAGTGHSALAELNYTPEDKNGKVDISKAIEINEAFQISRQFWSWQVKNGVLKNPRSFINSTPHMSFLWGDENIAFLKKRYEALQASPLFAGMQYSEDREQISKWVPLMMQGRDPSQKVAATWSPLGTDVNFGEITRQFATYLQTKPNFSLKLSSEVEDITRNEDGTWRVSYKNLKDGTETETDAKFVFIGAGGGALHLLQKSDIPEAREYAGFPVGGSFLVTENPTVAQLHLAKAYGKASVGAPPMSVPHLDTRVLDGKRVILFGPFATFSTKFLKNGSYFDLLTSTTTHNVWPMTKVGIEQYPLVEYLAGQLMLSDEDRFAALKEYFPEAKQEDWRLWQAGQRVQIIKRDEEKGGVLKLGTEVVASQDGSIAGLLGASPGASTAAPIMLTVLEKVFKDKVASPAWQEKLRQIVPSYGTKLNESPERVAQEWAYTSEVLQLDPPPAIGKPGVPAAPAKPAAAREANPAADMAL; the protein is encoded by the coding sequence ATGTTGAAGAAAACACACACGGCGCTGCTGGGCCTGGCGATGGCGATGGGTCTTGCGACCACGCACGCCGCCGAGCCAAAAAAAGTGGATGTCTTGCTCATTGGTGGGGGCATCATGAGCTCGACACTCGGCGTCTGGCTCAATGAGCTGGAGCCGGGCTGGACCATGGAAATGGTCGAGCGTCTGGACGGTGTTGCCGAAGAGAGCTCCAACGGCTGGAACAACGCCGGTACCGGTCACTCTGCGCTGGCCGAGCTGAACTACACGCCGGAAGACAAGAACGGCAAGGTCGATATCTCCAAGGCCATCGAAATCAACGAAGCCTTCCAGATCTCCCGTCAGTTCTGGTCCTGGCAGGTCAAGAACGGTGTGCTGAAGAACCCGCGCTCGTTCATCAACTCCACACCGCACATGAGTTTCCTGTGGGGCGACGAGAACATCGCGTTCCTGAAGAAGCGCTACGAAGCCCTCCAGGCCAGCCCGTTGTTCGCCGGCATGCAGTACTCCGAAGATCGCGAGCAGATCAGCAAGTGGGTTCCGCTGATGATGCAAGGGCGTGACCCGAGCCAGAAAGTCGCGGCCACCTGGAGTCCCCTGGGCACCGACGTGAACTTCGGCGAAATCACCCGCCAGTTCGCGACTTACCTGCAAACCAAGCCGAACTTCTCCCTCAAGCTGTCCAGCGAAGTGGAAGACATCACCCGCAACGAAGACGGCACCTGGCGCGTTTCCTACAAGAACCTGAAGGACGGTACCGAAACCGAGACCGACGCCAAGTTCGTGTTCATCGGCGCTGGCGGCGGTGCCTTGCACCTGCTGCAGAAGTCCGACATTCCGGAAGCACGTGAGTACGCAGGTTTCCCGGTGGGCGGCTCGTTCCTGGTCACCGAAAACCCGACCGTTGCCCAGCTGCACCTGGCCAAGGCTTACGGCAAGGCCTCGGTTGGCGCACCGCCAATGTCGGTCCCGCACCTGGATACCCGCGTGCTGGATGGCAAGCGCGTGATCCTGTTTGGCCCGTTCGCTACCTTCTCCACCAAGTTCCTGAAGAACGGTTCGTACTTTGACCTGCTGACCAGCACCACCACCCACAACGTGTGGCCGATGACCAAGGTTGGTATCGAACAGTACCCACTGGTCGAGTACCTGGCCGGCCAGCTGATGCTGTCGGACGAAGACCGCTTCGCCGCTCTGAAAGAGTACTTCCCGGAAGCCAAGCAGGAAGACTGGCGTCTGTGGCAGGCCGGCCAGCGTGTGCAGATCATCAAGCGTGACGAAGAGAAGGGCGGCGTGCTGAAACTCGGCACCGAAGTGGTCGCTTCCCAGGACGGCAGCATCGCCGGCCTGCTGGGTGCTTCGCCAGGCGCCTCGACCGCTGCGCCGATCATGCTGACCGTGCTTGAGAAGGTCTTCAAGGACAAGGTCGCCAGCCCGGCCTGGCAGGAAAAACTGCGCCAGATCGTGCCGAGCTACGGCACTAAGCTCAACGAGAGCCCTGAGCGTGTAGCCCAAGAGTGGGCTTACACCAGCGAAGTCCTGCAACTGGACCCGCCGCCGGCGATCGGCAAGCCAGGCGTTCCCGCGGCACCGGCCAAACCGGCTGCTGCCCGTGAAGCCAACCCAGCGGCTGACATGGCGCTGTAA
- a CDS encoding Rrf2 family transcriptional regulator — MRTDTRLSRMLHVLIHMDRHQQSATSDTLAQMLGTNPVVVRRTMALLKEQGYVTSEKGHRGGWTLSKPLSDMTLLDIHQALGSTSIFAVGLSTDHPQCLVEQAVNAALTDAFDEAQALLLKRLGSITLAQLAEDFDRRFRSEPRVDMRQNGTG; from the coding sequence ATGAGAACTGACACACGCCTGTCCCGCATGCTTCATGTGCTGATTCACATGGACCGCCACCAACAATCCGCCACTTCCGACACCCTCGCGCAGATGCTGGGCACCAACCCGGTGGTGGTGCGCCGGACCATGGCGCTGCTCAAGGAACAGGGTTACGTCACCTCGGAGAAAGGTCATCGCGGCGGCTGGACCTTGAGCAAGCCCCTGTCGGACATGACCTTGCTCGACATCCACCAGGCCTTGGGCAGCACGTCGATCTTTGCCGTCGGCCTGTCCACCGATCACCCGCAATGCCTGGTGGAGCAAGCGGTCAATGCGGCGTTGACGGATGCCTTCGATGAGGCCCAAGCGTTGCTGCTCAAGCGTTTGGGCAGTATTACCCTGGCGCAGTTGGCGGAGGATTTTGATCGGCGGTTTCGGAGCGAGCCCAGGGTCGACATGCGCCAGAACGGCACCGGATAA
- a CDS encoding NAD(P)/FAD-dependent oxidoreductase, with protein MEYDVIIAGGSYAGMSAGLQLARARRKVLVIDAGQRRNRFAASSHGFLGQDGRAPGDIAEDARRQLMAYPTVQWVADTVTGACKEADGFSLETVSGDRYSAQRLLLATGVIDDLPDVEGLAQRWGKSVFHCPYCHGYELDQGPIGVLATSEMSLHHALMLPDWGPTTFFTNGVFEPAPEQRASLAQRGVTLVQERVERIEGDRANVVLADGRVVLIDGLFVLPRTRVANSLAASLGCAFEDGPLGAFIQTDMTRETNVAGVFACGDAAMPFGSVALAVGDGVRAGSGVHRSLIFSAH; from the coding sequence ATGGAATACGACGTCATCATTGCAGGCGGCAGCTACGCCGGTATGTCCGCTGGTCTTCAACTGGCCCGGGCCCGGCGCAAGGTGCTGGTGATCGATGCGGGCCAGCGTCGCAATCGGTTCGCCGCCAGCTCCCATGGTTTTCTCGGCCAGGACGGTCGGGCTCCCGGCGATATTGCCGAGGATGCTCGCCGCCAGCTAATGGCCTATCCAACGGTGCAATGGGTAGCGGACACGGTGACCGGGGCCTGCAAGGAGGCGGATGGCTTCTCCCTGGAAACCGTCAGCGGCGATCGCTACAGCGCCCAGCGCCTGCTGCTGGCCACCGGTGTGATCGATGATCTGCCAGACGTGGAAGGGTTGGCGCAGCGCTGGGGCAAAAGCGTGTTCCATTGCCCGTATTGCCACGGCTATGAGCTGGACCAAGGCCCGATTGGCGTGTTGGCGACCTCAGAGATGTCGCTGCACCATGCCTTGATGTTGCCGGACTGGGGCCCGACGACGTTTTTCACCAATGGTGTATTCGAGCCCGCCCCCGAGCAGCGCGCGAGCCTTGCGCAACGCGGGGTGACGCTGGTGCAGGAGCGTGTCGAACGTATCGAAGGCGACCGGGCCAATGTCGTGTTGGCGGATGGACGCGTGGTGCTCATCGACGGTTTGTTCGTCTTGCCCCGTACGCGAGTGGCCAATTCCTTGGCGGCGTCCCTGGGGTGTGCGTTCGAGGACGGCCCGCTTGGGGCCTTTATCCAGACCGACATGACCCGTGAGACCAACGTGGCGGGGGTGTTTGCCTGTGGCGATGCGGCGATGCCTTTCGGCTCGGTCGCGCTGGCCGTTGGCGATGGGGTCAGGGCGGGGTCAGGTGTGCATCGGTCCTTGATCTTCAGTGCCCACTGA
- a CDS encoding CitMHS family transporter, producing the protein MITTLGFLMMLAIIGLILLRRISPVVAFTTLPVAICLLAGFNPGQIGEFIKAGLITVAPTAALFLFAILFFGIMRDRGLFDPLVNLLIRSTGGKPLAVALVTVLVTSVVHLDGVGAATFLLTIPALLPLYKRLNMSPTMLLCLVGTTAGVINMVPWGGTTARAAAVSGLDATELWLGLLPVQMVGLVCMLLVATVLGLRAQRRRPMSLGAAASVDLGSLSTETREFSLSPRELRYWLNVALTGAILACLFTGIFPLYACFMVGLGIALPLNFPSLDAQAERLKAHASDALQMVLVMMAAAVLLGVLSGAKMSDGMALALIDILPAGSAQYLHVIVGFFGVPLGMIFSPDAYYFALLPVIKDVAAAAGVPLEAVARAMLIGENTGFSISPVVPSVYLALALSGVELRTHMAYTFFWAWGVSLVMLAFAVATGAVQV; encoded by the coding sequence ATGATTACAACCCTGGGTTTCCTGATGATGCTGGCCATCATCGGGCTGATATTGCTGCGCAGGATCAGCCCCGTAGTGGCGTTCACCACTCTGCCCGTCGCCATCTGCCTGTTGGCGGGTTTCAACCCCGGACAAATTGGTGAGTTCATCAAGGCCGGGCTGATCACCGTGGCGCCCACCGCCGCGCTGTTTCTGTTTGCCATTCTGTTTTTCGGCATTATGCGTGATCGCGGCCTATTCGATCCGCTGGTCAACCTGCTGATCCGCAGCACCGGCGGCAAGCCGCTGGCGGTGGCATTGGTCACGGTACTGGTGACCTCGGTCGTGCACTTGGACGGCGTCGGTGCCGCCACGTTTCTGCTGACCATTCCGGCGCTGCTACCCTTGTACAAACGCCTCAACATGAGCCCGACCATGCTGCTGTGCCTGGTGGGCACCACGGCCGGGGTGATCAACATGGTGCCTTGGGGTGGCACCACGGCCCGGGCCGCCGCGGTGTCGGGGCTTGATGCCACCGAACTGTGGCTGGGCTTGTTGCCCGTGCAGATGGTGGGCCTGGTCTGCATGCTGCTCGTGGCGACGGTATTGGGCTTGCGGGCCCAGCGTCGCCGGCCGATGTCACTGGGGGCCGCCGCCAGCGTCGACCTGGGCAGCCTGTCCACTGAAACCCGCGAGTTCAGCCTCTCGCCACGCGAGCTGCGCTATTGGCTGAACGTGGCCCTGACCGGTGCAATCCTGGCGTGCCTATTCACCGGCATTTTCCCCCTGTACGCCTGTTTCATGGTGGGATTGGGAATCGCCCTGCCGTTGAACTTCCCTTCCCTGGACGCCCAGGCCGAACGCCTCAAGGCACACGCATCCGACGCGTTGCAAATGGTGCTGGTGATGATGGCTGCCGCCGTACTGCTGGGTGTGCTGTCCGGGGCAAAAATGTCCGATGGCATGGCCCTGGCACTGATCGATATCCTCCCCGCCGGTTCTGCCCAGTACCTGCACGTGATCGTCGGTTTCTTCGGCGTCCCCCTGGGCATGATTTTCTCGCCGGATGCCTACTATTTTGCCTTGTTGCCGGTGATCAAGGACGTGGCCGCCGCCGCTGGCGTTCCCCTTGAAGCCGTGGCCCGGGCCATGCTCATCGGCGAGAACACCGGTTTCTCCATCAGTCCGGTAGTGCCCAGTGTCTACCTGGCTCTGGCGCTGAGCGGCGTGGAGCTGCGCACGCACATGGCCTACACCTTTTTCTGGGCCTGGGGCGTGAGCCTGGTGATGCTTGCCTTTGCCGTAGCGACCGGGGCGGTGCAGGTGTAA
- a CDS encoding acyclic terpene utilization AtuA family protein, with the protein MTKTILVGCGAGFANDRPDAALRLAQDLAQRPGQRYIMLELLAERTLAEAQLRKGLDPQAGYSSRLFDFLEPMLDVCIEAGIPIITNGGAANPRTAAQRLRHTLAGRYPELKIACVLGDDLLEETPSRYGQWLALELAGDNPVSVNVYTGADGIATALAEGAGIVLCGRVADPSLAVGAIRHGLGWAADDWQKMAIATAAGHLLECCTQVTGGYFAHPGMKEIPDPANLGCPIAEVHQDGRLIIGKTRHCGGRVSEQTVKEQLLYEVHDPRRYLTPDVVLDLGQARVQDLGEDRVEISGLLGYPRPDTLKGLAGVRGLWFGEAEISYAGPGAVARATLAREILLQRFDRLAPGVQPWIDLSGIASLFNDHAGRYLQQRLAQAPALEDVRVRVGLTHTDRSLVEALLAEVESLYTNGPAGGGGVRRHLAEAVTTRSFLLPRSEIHTTLEWY; encoded by the coding sequence ATGACAAAAACAATCCTCGTCGGGTGCGGCGCCGGTTTCGCCAATGATCGCCCGGATGCCGCGTTACGCCTGGCCCAGGACTTGGCACAGCGGCCAGGCCAGCGCTACATCATGCTTGAGCTATTGGCCGAGCGGACCCTGGCCGAGGCGCAACTGCGCAAAGGGCTTGATCCCCAAGCTGGCTACTCCTCTCGTCTGTTCGACTTCCTCGAACCCATGCTGGACGTGTGTATCGAGGCTGGCATCCCGATCATCACCAACGGTGGCGCGGCCAACCCCAGGACGGCGGCGCAACGGCTGCGGCACACACTGGCGGGGCGCTATCCGGAACTGAAAATTGCCTGCGTGCTGGGTGACGACCTGCTGGAAGAAACCCCATCCCGTTACGGTCAATGGCTGGCCTTGGAGCTTGCGGGGGACAATCCGGTGTCAGTCAACGTTTATACCGGCGCCGATGGCATCGCTACGGCACTGGCTGAAGGCGCCGGCATCGTGCTCTGTGGCCGGGTTGCCGACCCTTCGTTGGCGGTAGGCGCGATTCGCCACGGCTTGGGCTGGGCCGCCGACGATTGGCAGAAGATGGCCATCGCTACCGCCGCCGGGCATCTGCTGGAATGCTGCACCCAGGTCACCGGCGGGTATTTTGCCCATCCCGGAATGAAAGAAATCCCCGACCCGGCCAACCTCGGTTGCCCGATTGCCGAGGTCCACCAGGACGGACGCTTGATCATTGGCAAGACCCGCCATTGCGGCGGACGGGTCAGCGAGCAGACGGTCAAGGAACAATTGCTCTATGAGGTGCACGACCCACGGCGTTATCTGACGCCGGATGTGGTACTGGATCTGGGCCAAGCCCGTGTCCAGGACCTGGGCGAGGATCGCGTCGAAATCAGCGGCCTGCTCGGCTATCCGCGCCCCGACACGCTCAAAGGCTTGGCCGGGGTGCGTGGACTTTGGTTTGGCGAGGCGGAGATCTCCTATGCCGGCCCCGGCGCCGTAGCCCGCGCCACTCTGGCCCGGGAAATTCTACTGCAGCGTTTCGATCGGTTGGCGCCAGGGGTACAGCCGTGGATCGATTTGTCGGGCATCGCCAGCCTGTTCAACGACCACGCTGGCCGCTACCTGCAGCAACGGCTAGCCCAGGCACCAGCCCTCGAAGACGTGCGTGTGCGGGTCGGCCTGACCCACACCGACCGGTCGCTGGTCGAAGCCCTGCTGGCCGAGGTGGAGTCGCTCTACACCAACGGGCCGGCCGGTGGCGGCGGTGTTCGCCGCCACCTCGCCGAAGCCGTCACCACCCGCAGCTTCCTGCTGCCGCGCAGCGAAATCCACACGACCCTGGAGTGGTACTGA
- a CDS encoding LysR family transcriptional regulator: MNISFRQLRAFILIAETSSFTRTAEQLHLSQPALSYSIRKLEETMGLQLLARNTRSVELTLAGEHFLPQARRMLRDMDDAVRDARDTLSLSRGTLRLAALPTAAASFLPVVIAAFQREHPGVRVSVLDGRAGEIMGWVQRGEVDAGITSLPEDLSGLSFVRLLDDNLVLLTHKDHQRNSLDDWKHRPYIALTPDTSIRPLADAALRYLNVDPQPAWEVAHMSTATALVREGLGFSLLPASCTAVFNIGEQCTVIAIDQPGRRSIGLLQRKPVAQSPSLSQFMQHLRQTLRQ; this comes from the coding sequence ATGAACATTTCCTTCAGACAGCTTCGTGCCTTCATCTTGATCGCCGAAACCTCAAGCTTCACCCGCACCGCTGAACAGCTTCACCTGTCCCAACCGGCCCTGAGCTACAGCATCCGTAAGTTGGAAGAGACCATGGGGTTGCAGCTACTGGCGCGTAACACCCGCAGTGTCGAATTGACGCTCGCCGGTGAACACTTCCTGCCCCAGGCCAGGCGCATGCTCAGGGACATGGACGATGCTGTACGCGACGCCCGCGATACTCTCAGCCTGAGCCGTGGCACGCTGCGCCTGGCGGCACTGCCCACTGCCGCCGCTTCGTTCCTGCCAGTGGTGATTGCCGCGTTCCAGCGCGAACACCCGGGGGTACGGGTGAGCGTATTGGACGGCCGCGCCGGGGAGATCATGGGGTGGGTGCAGCGTGGCGAGGTGGATGCAGGCATTACGTCGTTGCCGGAGGACTTGTCCGGGCTGAGTTTTGTACGTTTGCTGGATGACAACCTGGTGTTGCTGACCCACAAGGACCATCAGCGCAACAGCCTGGATGACTGGAAGCACCGGCCCTATATCGCCCTGACGCCCGACACCAGCATCCGGCCCCTGGCCGATGCCGCGTTACGCTACCTGAACGTCGATCCGCAGCCGGCCTGGGAAGTGGCCCACATGAGCACGGCCACCGCCCTGGTGCGCGAAGGGTTGGGGTTTTCCCTACTGCCGGCCAGTTGCACGGCAGTGTTCAATATCGGTGAGCAATGCACGGTCATTGCCATCGACCAGCCCGGCAGGCGCTCGATCGGTCTGTTGCAACGCAAGCCCGTAGCCCAGTCACCGTCGTTGAGCCAGTTCATGCAGCATTTACGGCAGACGCTGCGGCAGTGA
- a CDS encoding CAP domain-containing protein, with product MRAISSAMRLVVLSLGLAFAASAAATEETQLVETINLYRSQSQSCAGQASLELPPLAMDSRLILSANGIGDLQQALARTAYPMVNVQAISLSGPRDAQAAMKAVQESFCQVVLDPQFVDIGVSRLDREWRIVLARPLLSARLGDWQAEGQKLLKLINSARAQPRRCGTETFTATTPLSWNATLALAAVTHTRAMANNNFFDHKDRDNRMPGDRAELAGYLGQLIGENIAAGQDTALKVVDGWLASPGHCANLMNPQFRELGAGYATDPKSDAGIYWTAMFGTQ from the coding sequence ATGCGTGCCATTTCATCCGCCATGCGTCTTGTCGTGCTGTCGCTGGGCCTGGCCTTCGCCGCCAGCGCCGCAGCCACCGAAGAGACGCAACTGGTCGAGACCATCAATCTTTACCGTAGCCAGTCTCAAAGTTGCGCGGGCCAGGCCTCTCTGGAGCTGCCGCCGCTGGCGATGGATTCGCGGTTGATCCTGTCCGCCAATGGCATCGGCGACCTGCAGCAGGCGCTGGCGCGCACGGCTTACCCGATGGTCAACGTGCAGGCCATCAGCCTGTCCGGGCCGCGCGACGCGCAAGCCGCGATGAAGGCCGTGCAGGAAAGTTTCTGCCAGGTTGTCCTGGACCCGCAGTTCGTCGACATTGGCGTCAGCCGCCTGGATCGCGAATGGCGCATCGTGCTGGCGCGCCCACTGCTGTCGGCGCGCCTGGGGGACTGGCAAGCCGAAGGCCAGAAACTGCTGAAGCTGATCAACAGCGCCCGTGCGCAGCCCCGCCGCTGTGGCACCGAAACCTTCACGGCCACGACGCCGCTGAGCTGGAACGCCACCCTGGCCCTGGCCGCCGTGACCCACACCCGGGCCATGGCCAACAACAATTTCTTCGACCATAAGGACCGCGACAACCGCATGCCGGGCGACCGTGCCGAACTGGCGGGCTATCTTGGCCAGTTGATTGGCGAGAACATCGCCGCCGGGCAGGACACCGCCCTGAAGGTGGTGGACGGTTGGCTGGCAAGCCCCGGACATTGCGCCAACCTGATGAACCCGCAGTTCCGCGAACTGGGCGCCGGCTACGCGACCGATCCGAAAAGCGATGCCGGGATCTATTGGACGGCGATGTTTGGCACGCAATAG
- a CDS encoding L-iditol 2-dehydrogenase, translated as MKRLEGQSALITGAARGIGRTFAQAYINEGATVAIADIDLERAQATAAELGDSAYAVKMDVTDQASIDQAIDAVVARVGKLDILINNAALFDLAPIVEITRQSYERLFSINVAGTLFTLQAAARQMINQGHGGKIINMASQAGRRGEPLVGIYCASKAAVISLTQSAGLDLIKHRINVNAIAPGVVDGEHWDGVDALFARHENLPLGEKKRQVGQQVPFGRMGTADDLTGMAIFLASTESEYVVAQTYNVDGGNWMS; from the coding sequence ATGAAACGACTCGAAGGACAAAGTGCCCTGATAACCGGCGCCGCCCGTGGTATCGGCAGGACATTTGCCCAGGCCTATATCAATGAAGGCGCCACCGTAGCAATTGCCGATATCGACCTTGAACGGGCCCAGGCCACAGCCGCCGAACTGGGTGACAGCGCCTATGCGGTAAAAATGGACGTGACCGACCAGGCGTCCATCGACCAGGCCATCGATGCGGTCGTGGCGCGGGTGGGCAAGCTGGATATCCTGATCAATAACGCGGCGCTGTTCGACCTGGCGCCGATCGTGGAAATCACCCGCCAGAGCTACGAACGGCTGTTTTCCATCAACGTCGCCGGTACGCTGTTCACGCTGCAGGCGGCGGCTCGGCAGATGATCAACCAGGGTCACGGCGGCAAAATCATCAACATGGCGAGCCAGGCCGGTCGGCGTGGCGAGCCGCTGGTAGGCATCTATTGCGCCAGCAAGGCCGCGGTGATCAGCCTGACCCAGTCTGCCGGGCTGGATTTGATCAAACACCGGATCAACGTCAACGCCATCGCCCCCGGCGTGGTGGATGGCGAGCATTGGGACGGCGTGGATGCGCTGTTTGCCCGCCATGAAAACCTGCCACTGGGGGAAAAGAAGCGCCAGGTCGGCCAGCAAGTGCCTTTTGGCCGGATGGGCACTGCGGATGACCTCACGGGCATGGCGATTTTCCTCGCCTCGACGGAGAGTGAATACGTGGTGGCGCAGACTTATAACGTCGATGGGGGGAACTGGATGAGCTGA